ATGAAAGCACCATAAGATAAAAATTGGCACATTGTTATATGTTCAAGTGCTGAACAAACTTCATGATATGAAACTAGTAGCTTGCCAATGAATTCATTTACAGAGTGATACCCGTTTATTGATCATGATGAGTGGGTAAAGAAGCCAGGAGGATTATAATAACCCTAGCCGTTGCTAACATTGCGAACCATGCCATTACTGGTCAGAAGTCAAATCAGAATGGTCCCTAAATATGATCAGCTACGCGCTTACAGGTAACCATCTGCAGCGGTGATAAGGGGATGGCGCTTATATGAGCTCCACAAAGCGAAGAGATGACAGCTTCAACTATCTGTCTACGTAGTACACTGACAAATGCCTCGTAATCGAACCTGAGTTCTGTTCTTGTTTATGAGCCAACACCCAATATACAACTTGATCTTCCTGTATTGAGGCCCGGGGTGAATTCAAGGCACCTTCTTCTGTCCTGATCTTGCTATTGGTCCGGTAGTCAAACTGATGATTTCCTAAACCGGCCAGTTGAAGAAACAAGGGTTGTCAGAATGCCGGTGGGAGAAGTATCGCGCTCTGAGTCAGTAAGTCCATATCGTGTAGTAATAAACTCAAACCGTCTGAGAGTTTACGACATGTGGTCGAAGTTTATTTTACAACGCTCCACCGTTGTGGCTCCCAGCCAAAAACGGCCCAACAGGCACTACCTTGGCATCTGCATTACCTGTCATACGATATGGTGTTGTCTGCTCCGTACACGGAGACAAGTTATCAACACCAGGAATAATAGGTAGCGACGAGGGTCAAATGAACGGTTGTGGGTTCGTTGTTGTTCCTCCAGTCCCAACATTTTTGCTCCTTACTCCTTACTCCTTGGCGGCAAATGGCGTTGGTGGAGGCAAAACTGTTCCAAGAATTCGTCATGAGCGTCCTCACTTTTTCGTTCAGCTGGAAAAAGCAAGTCTAGAAAAGCATAAAGAATTCGATCTATTTCCAAGGAGAGGCATTTTGGCATGTTAAGGAATGTTGCATTGCGCGTTGATATAATAAAGTTGCGGCTTGTAGACTATCGGCCGAGTCTAACGAACGGCACGGCTGGGTAATATTGTACATCCTGTGAATGACCAggtgaaaagaagaagaaaaggaaagtCTCATTGCCCGTAAATGAAGAAACACCCTTTCCAATTGCAGAAGGTGCTCACGAAGTAAAGCCGCCTGCAGTGGCAGTGACAGATAGACAATCTCTTTTTCGGGTGTAGGTAAGATCGGACCATGGTCCAAGCTCAAATCCTGATGGCTTGGCTGTAAGGGGTAGCGAGAAGACGACATCACTGATGGAGCCTTGGCGTTAAGTTCATTCTAGTACTGCTGCCGGTGTTGATGTGCTGTCTCGGCGTAGCTTGTTGTTGAGTCCGTTGAACAGACGGCCTATTGACTCCTTTCGTCCTCTTCGGGGAACTCTTTCTGTGACAAGCGAGTCGACGCGGTCCATGGCATCAATGAAGATGTGgaagtcaacatcatcttcgtAGCTGAGGTTCTCATCGCGTAGAGACATGTACTCCAACTCGTGATGGCTTAGAGTACTCTCATTTGATGCGGTTGATGAGGTTCTTCTCGATTTGATAGGGCTGCTGGCTGCACTGTTGGTCGGACTGGACATGATTGGTTGAAGGAGTGAAGTAGAAAATGTGTTTCAGATTGATTGTGTATGTAGATGGCTCGGAAACAACAGTAAATTGAAGATTAATAGTGGTATGAAGAATGAgcatgaaagaagaaagttAATTGAGCAGGGGGGGAGAGCTCTAGgtatataaattatacttCGTTATACTTTTTATGGGGAGGGGTACGGAGTAGACTAGAATACGAATCTATCGAGGAGCCGCATATAATATGATGAAAGCTGACATGTTGTGCTTCCTCAGAGAGCGCAATGGCAAATCAGTCTAAGATTGTCAGCTTCGCTTCCTAAAGTAGTGCCAATCAGTTCCTTGCCCGCACCCAGGGGACGTGACGGGTTCCCGGACCACATGTAACGCTATCAACAGGCGCATTCCTCGGCACTGTCAGTTATCAGCCAGCGGTGTGCACCACCCATTTCCACACGTTGGGCGATGCTATCAAGTTAGCGCCTTGCGTGCGTATCTGATATGACACTATGGATGACGACTGCACCACCAAAATAGATGGGCGGATATACGggttggattggatggatgcTAAAACCAGGTGATATTTCTAACAAATGACATTGGATCTTATACAGCTTGGGGTGAACATGGACCCTTTTATTTCTTCggctcctccttcttctcctcaggCTTAGGCGTTGGCAGCTTGAAAGACTCGGGTGTGCGGTCCTGTCCGGCTCCAACGGGCTCCCACGCACTGGAACCACCCTCAAAGTTACGGAAGGCCTGAGTGAGCTCCAGAGGCTCGGTGACGATacgcttcttctcctcatcgtATCGGATCTCAGTGTAACCAGTCAAGGGGAAGTCCTTTCGCAGAGGGTGACCCTCGAAACCATAATCGGTCATGATTCGTCGGAGATCGGGGTGaccagcaaagaagacaCCGAAAAGGTCGTACACCTCTCGTTCGTACCAGTTGGCACCATCAAAAAGTCCGGTAACACTGGGGACAGGAGAAGCCTCATCGGCGTAGGTCTTGACACGAATTCGAGAGTTGTGACGGACCGAAAGAAGGTTGTAGACGATTTCGAAACGGTTCTCGCGCGTGGGGTAATCCGCAGCAGTGATAGTGCTAACCTGGGTGAACTCAGCGGCAGTGTTGTCTGTCATGTTTTAGCAGTTGTCTCGTAGCCAATTGACGTGTTACTAACatttcaagaagctgaagacaGGGTAGACACCCGAGGGGGAGATATAGATGGTGAGTTCGTCCTTCCAGACGGAGAACTGCTGGATGTACTTGGGCAGAGTACCCATCAACCAGGCACCATAACGGTGCATGTTGTCGGACTTGCTCTGGTATTTGTCGGCAGGGTTGACGATCGGGGCCTTCAGGACGCTGGGGTGATCTCGAGGGGCCTTTCGCAGGTTGGGAGACTCCTTCGGCATTGCGACATATTGACGGGCAGTGCTGGACAAGCAACGGATTGCCTGGTCGTTACGGAGCTGGACGGAGGGCCTCGCGAGTCGCAGAGCTGAGGCCAACGCCCTGCTTCGAGAAATGCTTGTCGCCATGGCCGTTTGTGTGACGATTCGAGGCCAATTGGCGATGCAAGATGTCGTCGAGACGAAATACCTTACGGTGTTGGTAATGATGCCGCAAGCATTGGCTCGAGAATCTTAGCGGCAGAAGCGTGAATGAGATTTCCCGTACTTGAGCCGACAATAACGCTATACTTTGCCTCCAGTGCTTCTACCACACAAAGCCAGGTACCCCGCTATTTTACTTGCCCTTTGTCGACCTTCAATGACGAAGATGCCTACACGTGATTCGAGCTCAGAAGCTAGACCGAGAATAGCTTAGATGTATTTTCCATCTTTCACTTTCCCGCAGCCTCGATGCATACCAAACACCGTTCCTCTCCTTGTACTCACATATCTATTTCCGCCCATCGCATCTCGAACTTACTATTTCTTGCCTTTCaccttaattataacttCTCACAATGGCGCCACAAGATTCATTCAtagaagatgaggaggatacCTGGTATGATTCACCGCCCGCCTGGGGGTGGCGCTTGTAGCGCACTGCTCTCTGGGTAATGTTTGGTACCCAAAGCTGACCTCTTGATAGCCCCCTCTGCATCGAAGAGTTTGATCTCTCAGATAGGAACTTCAGACCTTGTCCTTGTGGATACCAGGTATGATAAGAAAAATATCTTGCCAGTCAAGGTTGACCTTCCGGCCACGTTTGCTAACTTTGAGGTTACAGGTGTGCCAGTTTTGTTttaacaacatcaagaatAATATGAACGGCCTTTGCCCTGCTTGCCGACGACCTTACGACGAAAAAACTATACAGTGGAAAGTTGTTACGCAAGAAGAGTATGATGAACCCTCTGCCACCATGGTGCTATGCTGACCAACCCCCAAGAGTCGCCGAGTTTCGGGCCAATATTCAAAAGAACCAAAAGAAACGAGCTCTGGATCAACGACAAAAAGAACTACAGAAACGCGAAGCCGAAAAGGAGAACCGTAAGAATCTGATCGGTGTCCGTGTTGTCCAAAAGAACTTGGTCTACATCACGGGTCTTGCACCGACAGTTCGAGAGGACGAACTTCTCAAGACGCTACGAAAGCCCGAGTTCTTCGGCCAGTACGGCAACATCCAAAAGATATCCATTAGTAACCGAAAGAGCTCTGATGGCCAACATCAGTCGCTTGGCATTTACGTGACCTTCGAACGTCCGGAAGAAGCGACGCGGTGCATCCAAGCTGTGCACGGATCCCACAACGGTGATCGAGTCCTAAAGGCGCAGCACGGCACGACGAAATACTGTTCAGCTTGGTTAAAGAATGAAAAATGCGGCAATCCTGGTTGCATGTTCTTGCATGAACAAGGCGATGAGGAGGACAGTTACTCACGACAGGACTTGTCCTCTATGAACAGTATAGGGTCTCAACGGCCTCTCCCCGGAGGCAGTTCGCGGTCGGCTTCCCGACAACAGATTTCCCATCCTACGCCGCCTCCCGTCGTATCTCATCCGATGACGCGCTCCATTAGTAAAGAGGGTTCTGAGAATGGTGCCGATGGATCAGCTCTACCTTCCTCAGCCAACTGGGCACGCAATCCACAGCGAAGTCGCAGAGGCAGTCTTGCTACTAGTGGTGCTGCATCCAGCCCTGCTATTTCAACAGCTCAGCCTGTCACCGCAGAGCCTgtaccagaagaagcagtcgaagaggaagatgaggatgagttggaggaagaggaacCTCAGCAAGAGGAGCCAGTTGCTGGGCCGTCATCATCTAGGACCCGGGAGTCTGAATCACCTGCACCAACTCAAGAGTCGCCTGATTCATGGCTTAAGGAGATCTACAAGACATTGCAAAGTTGCCCCATGCCTATCTTTCCAGACGTTGACGAAGACCAATACCCCCCTATGTTCGATCCTCGTGGTGGCGAGAAGCGCCGGGCTATGCGAGAGGAGGAGGATTCACGTTTGAGTGGAGAACAGGAAGAGCGACCCGAGGTTCGTGAGCCATCGGAAGGAGAACCTGAGACCGGTGGCAGCCTTGCTCTCGGAGGAGAGCCTGAGGACCGTGACAGTTCTAGCGACAACCGAGGCTTCGATCGCCGACCTAGTGCTCAGCCTCCTATTCAGCGACTTTCTACTGACGGGCTCTTTGGACCTTCCCTCACTGGAGCCTCACCTTTTGGCCAGAGCTCGGGGAACCCTGGTTCGCGGTCTATGACGCCGCAGCAGCTGTATCTTCGATCTCAGGGCGGATTTGGCGATGCCCCTCCTGGCATAACCAGCCAAAGCAATGCTTTCCAGAATCAGGGTcaaagccaaggccaaggccacAGCCGTCAATCCTCTCGATTCAGCTTTGCCAACGACAACGCTGGCTCTTCTACCAACGTCAAGGTCGCAGCCAACCCGCGTATCATGGCCCAGCAATCCTCTATGATGCCCAACACGTTTCAATCGCAGAGCAGCAATCAGTTTTACGGTGCCTCCATGCCTGGACCTCCTCCTGGTCTTAAGTCAACCGGCACTCCCCCTAGCATGTTCGGTCAGTTTGGTGGACAGGGCTTTGGCGCCCCCAAAGACAATTCGAGTGAGCTTCTTCAGAGTTTAATCGGCCGCGGTCGGGCTGGTAACAACCAGTCCCACGATGCGGGAAAGCGTGAGTTTATGATTCCTTCTTATTCAAACCAGTACCCACCATCCTCTACCTCCACCCCAGCTCCTTCTTCCGGGCTCCTGCCGCCTCTCTATGGTAATACACCTGGAGGGTACCAAGACATGGGCTCtaagcagaagaagaagggaaagaagcACAGACATGCTAACACTTCCTCCTCCGGGGGGAGTGGCTTAGTAGATCTTGCAGACCCGAGTATCTTGCAGGCGCGAATGCAGCACCAGTCTCAAGGCAGCGCCGGAGTCGGACAGGGCTTGTTTGGCGGTCAGAGTCAAGGTGGGTACAGTCACAACATGATGTATAATGCAGGCTATGGAAGGTGGTAGTTTTGATGTTTCTCGGAGTTGTTGCAGTCTGGGAGGGTGATGTTTGGTATCCTCTCATTGGTATcggctttttcttcttcatgcaCAAAGGGGGGGCGTTCTTCGGAAATCAGGGTCAGGGCGAGAAAAGTTGCctttcatcttcctcggGGGACACGAGTTTCAAGCGCATCTTGATTCAGCAGCATATGCGTGATTAATGCTGCTCTGGGAGGTCAGCTTTTGCATCAGGCGTCATCTATGTTTTATTGGGGAAAACGGAGGACGACGAGAGAATATCTCGAGTCTCCTTCCTCCGACTTTTACCGGTCTATGGAAGACCGCGCATGGGGGTTCACGTCAGGCAagccatcatcgtcttccaCAAGCTCCCTATGTATGTTAACAAATGTCGAATTCATCCGCCTAGGTTTGGCGGTCTCCTTGGTCAGAAATAGCAATACCCTCTATTCTCTCCAAATCGCCTGTTCTTCTCGTTGTCCCCCGTGGAAGACGATGTTGGTCGCCGTAGCATGATCCTGTCCCCAAAGTCTTGTATATAAATGGGGTGTTGCTCTCGTAGCGTAGTCTTTGTGTTTTGCTTTACGTTCAGACCGAGTGACTGAACCTATGCTAACAAGCGTTCAGATGATGAGCTCCCATCCCTGGACGAGGCTACGAATTCTGTCGACGCGTTAGTTTCTGACGATCCCATACTGCCGCCAATTGGTTTGGAAGGTCGCACATCTGTGCCCCCGGGCTTGTCGTTACCCCCAGGACTGCCAGCCAACATATCGAGACCTCCATCTACTCAAGGTCATACAAAACTCACCAACATTGTGCCAGCGTTGCCTAGAATGCCACCCCCTGGACTCTCACAAGGTTCTTTAACTCCTGACCAGTCGCCTGCAAAGCTAAAGCCAGCGATACCTGTCTCggaagcaaagaagaacatcaagtCTCTGGCGGCCGAAAGCGGACTCTCACGGGAGATTACGACACAATCGCAACCGAACCTTACAAAGGCAAGTTTCTTACAGGATGAGGACTTTCCAGCTTTGGATGCATCGAAGAACAAGAGTCGACCCGCAACGCCTACACCCAAGGCTACGCCAAAGGCCAAACGTCATGCTGAGAGGATTGTGGACAGAATGATGGCCAAGGCCGGAGCCAGCCTAGAGAGCATGGCCCAGGAAACCAAAGCGGAGGAGGCCAAGGTTCAAGAGACCAAAGCTCACGAAGTCGAGGCTCAGGAGACCAAGGCCCAGGAAGTGAAACCTGCATCATCGTCCCAGGCAGCAGACAAGAAGCCCATTACTGTCAACACTCAGGTTGGAAAGAATGTGGCTGTGAAGACCAGTGAACTATCTGCAACAACTGAGAAGTCAACAACAGAGACCTCGGCGGCCTTTCCTCCCTTGCCTACACCCTCGTCTACCGCAATTGCATCCCCTGTCACACGCACAGCACCAAAGACACTGCGTGTCATTGCAGCTCCCAAGGCCGAGGCAcctcctcctgcttctcctgCCTTGACCATGGCATCGGTTGCGTTGTCAGGCACTTCCAGGGCTGTCTCTGGTAGTTACAGGCCAGATACACCTGTCAGCGAGATGATTAGTGACAACGCCTCGGTAGTGTCTGCCTCTGTGACCCATTCTCGGGCAAGCTCGCCACCCCCCAGCAGGATTGGGTCTGCTGCGGTAAGAACCACAACCAAGAGTCAACAGCGAAAGCAACGAAAAGATGTTTTGAAGCAAGAAACAAAGTTGATCGCTGAGGCTCCCATAGCAGAGGCAGAGGTGCATGCTCCTATCATGGGacggaagaagaaacagaagaaggaaaagccTATTAAGACGGCCCAGCCTGATGCTTCTACTATCCCAGAGGCTCCCGCAGACGAGCCATCCCAGCCaccatctcaacaagagccCGTCAAGGAGCCCGAAAGAGAGCCAGAAGAGAAGCCtgtcaagagcaagaattCTCAAAAGAAGTCAATCAAATCCAAGGGCAAAACAAAGGAGGTCGAGACTCAACCgactcctcctcctccagcttcCCCTAAGGAATCTATCCCTGATGCTCAAGAGCCACCTGCAAGACCACAGCCTGACCCGGCGTCGGTTTTTTCTGAGATTAAGAACACTCTCTGGGCTTCGAGTGTCGATAAACTCCAACTGTTTAAGCCCATCGCCAATGGCTCATCTCGCACCGACTACAGTGCTGCCAAGAACAACGCCAATAAGGCTGAGCATTGTAAGGACTGCTCTTGCAAATGTGGAGAAATTcaagatgaggatcttgCAGCGCTGCGCGCAGGAAAGCCTGTCCGAAAGCAATTCCACGTTGATGGCAGCCGCATGCTCATTACCCCCAATGGTGACTGCATACGTGGTCTGACacctgaggaagaggacgcTTTCCTGGAACTTCAAGCTGCCATTGCCAATACGGCAGAGAACCCCGGATCGTTCATTGCCCCTAGACATCAGCCTGGTAGTGGAGCATTCTCTCTTATTAAGGGCCGAGCTGTTCCCAATGGACGTCCCAACATCTTCCCCGCCACTGCCCAGCTCCAGTCTCAAGACCCTATCGGAAAGCTTCAGCGAGAGGACGCGCTTAGCTACATCAACCAGTACGTTCTCCCTCGCCTCAACCTAGGTGCTACGAACATGGGATTTCCTAAGGGAGCATCACCTACTAAGGatgcggctgctgcgagtCTCAACTCTCTCGCACCCTACTTCTATGGCCCCGATGCTGCCGCCGGTGTGGGTATTTACAGCCCTCCTGATGGAGCACGGGCGATGCAGGACTTCAGCTCGGCTGGAATGTCGAGTGAAGAGCGTGGAAAGAACTTCGGCATGGGTGTCGGTGGTATGCCCCTGATGAGCGTCGAAGATGCAGAGGGTGCCCTTGCGGCTGCTCGACGAGAGACcgagaagttggagaagggATTGAACCAGGTAATCAAGCGCAACAGACGACTTATTCTTGGAGGAAACAACTAAGAGACAAGAACGACACACCGCATTTTAACAACACGCTGTATTATGACCAGAAGAGTTGAGGACCTTCAATGGATGGCCCATTGAAGCTGTATGATGCTATGAAGCACAAATATCGCCACGGAACGGCGGATGGCTTTGTATGATAATCGATAGGATCAATGTTGGAATAGTGTAACTAGGAATCataaggataagaagaaTCGGCATAGAAAAAAGGAATTGCAGGTAACCCAGTCCTGTACAGGGTGGTTTGTCAAACTAAAGAGCAACATATGAGAGCCATACGTGAATCTTTCTCAAAAGCCATTTACGGTCTTGATTCTGTCCTACTAATTAATCCATAGACAAGTACTAACGTGCGTATGCAAATATTTAAGAACTAGTAACCTATTTGGGTATCAaacatcttccttctttccaTCTTTCTTCCTATGATATGTATCATCTGGCGACCGTCGACGATCAGCCCCAAGAGCTCTCCTTGCATCGGCAGTGACCTGTTTCTTCCCCTCAACAGACAAAGACTCTCGAAGTCGTTCAAGGAGTCTATCCAAAATCCACTCAgtctcttcttgacttccCATAAGGGGACTCCGATTGCCGACCCACGACCAAGCCGTTGTATCATCAGAGACCACGTCCTTTTCAACACCTTCAGCAGTCTCATTCGTTTTCCTGCGACGagggtggtggtgatgatgatgccgacTGTTTGGCTGCGCTTTTCCATGTGTCTCGGCATTGCTTTCATCCTCACCAATGAGCTTAAGATACCATGCCCACTGCTCAAAGGAGTATTTGTGTGGCTTTGATGACTTGAGGTGTATCCTGCTTAACTAACAAGAAGTTCGGATCAACTTTTCCCTCTGCATCAAGCTGGGCATGAGTGAAATTGGGTGCCATAGGTACACCATCCAGGATAAATTTGATAAAGTGCGGATGGATATGCTTCGTTCGAAACCCTTCAGCGATGCTGATCTGAGCAGCAAGGCTATCTTCAGATTCGCCTACAGCAGAACCAGGTGCACTGACGATATGTGTGTAGATATCAAAGTCCAGACGGTTCTCTGCTTCAAGCTCTCTGAAGGCATGCAGTTCCATGGTGCTGGCAGTGGCCTCTTGAGCANNNNNNNNNNNNNNNNNNNNNNNNNNNNNNNNNNNNNNNNNNNNNNNNNNNNNNNNNNNNNNNNNNNNNNNNNNNNNNNNNNNNNNNNNNNNNNNNNNNNAATAGTGACATTTCAAGACGAAGCGTTCATCACGGATAAGTTTGACAACGGTGTCCCCAGCGTTTGAAATAAGGACTGTCATGGTAGGCAACGCAAGCAAAGACCAAAAGACGAAAAAGGACTTTCCAGCGTTCGAAATAGGAGTAACATCGCCGTATCCGATTGTTGTGAGACTGACGAAGCAGAAGTAGAAGCCATCAAAGTACTTCCACCCTTGATAGTCTTCTTCACACTTAACAAAGATATAGGCGCCCAAGAGCCACAGAATAAGCCATACACCGGTTGAGATACCCATGGCGACCcaacgacgacgatatgATGTTTGAGCTTGGATCTTACGCATAAGATCGAATTCTGCCTTTCGACGCTCATATTCTGTCGCCGGTAGCTGATTGTTTGATTGTGCACCTTGGGAAACCATAGAGTCTTGTCGTCGTGGCTCTCGAATTGGCTCGAGTACCTCATCCTTGCCTTTCTTAGTCATGGTTCGGACAATACGTCGGcgtttcttctcttccattCTGGCATCGACTTGTTTTTTGCCTCGCTCGAGGACAAGGCTGCGGATAGAACCGATGACCAAACCGAGGCTGATGACACCGACCAAAGCGTATGGCATCATGAGAGCTCGTCCGAGATTTGTTTGAGCTGTGAAATCACCAAACCCGACAGTAAATAGAGTTACATCTGCCCAGTATACGGTGTCGAGATAGTTCCAGTTTTCGATATTGGAAAACACAACGGCCCCGACTAGCAAGTACAAGAGAAACATGATGGTCTGCAACATGAGAGTCCGTTGGCTGGGCGTCAAGTTGAAGTCGTTGGGATAATGGCCAACCGATGCTCCATAGAAGGTTATCACCATGAGCGAAGCATCGACAAAGTAGAGAATGGCAGCCCAAATGCCGTAGTAAAAGGCCTGAGACCATATGAGCTCTTCTCTCGGGCGACCAAAGCCTTCATAAAGCGGCCCAGAGGCTGTAGCTAGAAGAGCGATGAGTAGAATAGCAGAGATGTACCATCCGATGATAGTGAGTGGCTGAGCGATAGTAAAGCGTACACGACGTGCCATGTTTAGTAGGAGGAAGGAATTTGATATGATGGCCATGCCCAGCTGGATAGCGTTTATGACGGTGAGCCATATTGGATCAGCGACGAAAGCTGCTTCCTTGAGAGGTTCACTGGGAATGTAGTGCTGTCTCCATGGGCGTACGAGAGCGCAGATACTGAAGGCTGAAGCAACTGGACCGAGGGTGCCGGCAATCATGGGGAATGCTGAGGAAGCAAACCACCAGCGGCTGAACAGTCAGAGAATGTAGCATTTCGTGATGAAGGTGAGGTGAAGCTTACTTTGGAGCCAGATGAGCATCATCGTTTCCTATGCGTCTGTCATGAGAGACAGACTCTTCAATAATGTCAGTCTCCTGTTGGATATTATCTCCGAGATCCCCGTCGTCCATGAGGATATCTCAAGCCTATGGCGATCCGATATCAAGGATAGAGTCGATAACAAGGTAGCATATCCTAGATAAGATAATCTTACTGCAGTGTAAGTCAAGACTTATATATTTCTTGGCAAAAAGAAGGGATCCATATCCATTCAAGGAGGATATTCAAAGAAAGAATTCTTGGCGTGGGGATAAACATGCACATGCCCATTGGAATGACGTCGGGCGAGATCAGGTCTTAAGCTAGAGGGAAACAAACGGGTTTTGATCACGAGCTAAACCAACTTTACGAGACTTGCATGGCCTGTCAGAGACAAGGGACATCATTCCTTGGGGGTTGAGTTGGTGGTGATCTAGCGGCTACAGCGGCTCAAATCAGGGGAATTAATACAGGATCTAGGAAAAGACGGCATCTGATTGCTTTAGTGTTTACTGAAGGTTTATCGATTCGATCATTGTTCCCAACGtttgtgagtttgttcgtGCAATTCACCTCCTCAACGATGAATGTTATTACCGGATCGTCATTTGTGGGGTGAGCATTGTCTGGCCAATGATATTACAGAATCATGCAACGTTCAAATTTCACTCCCGCCAAAACAAGCCCTTCCTCATCTCATGCATTATCCAAGGGTTCTTGATATTGGTCTTTTAACAGAACATTTTGAACTTCTCTTTAATTGGTGCTTCAACTTTGATTCCAGCCTCATGAGATTTGGCTTTTGTCAGTTGAATCGGTACGTTAGCCGCGAAATAATCGACGTTTGAAACCACGCGTCTTCTCACCTTCACTCATCGCAGAGCGTGTAAGTCAAACAAACAGTTGTATCTCGACTTCCATTGACTaatcttcttgttgaagttTTAGAACAAAAACAGTTATCACTTACCATATGGATTGGTAATGCTGTAGCAGCATGCGAAGATGCCTCCATTTCCAAGCCCTTCATCACGCCAGTCGTAATCGACTCGCCAATCCTCTCCATAGACCATGGCAGCGACTCTATAGCATCCGGAGCCATGACCGTGTTCAAGTCCGATGTGGTTCAGCTGGCCATGTGAGCATTGAGtaagccatcatctcataCTCACAAACCCATTACTAATGCTTCATAatagcctcatcaacattaCCGAGCAGCCAGACTCTCCACTCTTCATTCAACTCCCAGCTTCACCCGTGGATGGTAATCAACCTCCTCATATCCCTGGATTTCTCCAAGGGAAGCCACTTGCCAGCATCAACTATCGTTGGAACTCCTTTGACGATGAGTCGAGCGAAACTATTCCAGTCGACGATGTCTGGCCAACGCCAATCCACGATACCTTCTTCGCCTATCAGTGGATAGTCGAAAATCTGGCTCCCGAAGGTCTCAAGAGGCGTGGTATCTATGTCTATGGCTCTCACCTAGGTGCAAGTCTTGCCTCATCTCTGGCACTCTCAGAATCACGACCGCACAAACCATTTGCGGTCCGGGGTCTGGTGGCATATAACGGAATCTACAATTGGACCATGTTTTTCCCGGACCACCCAGCAAATCGACTCGGAAAGCATGCAAACAACAGAACCAACTACTTCAAGCCTCGAGAGGGGACATACGTGCATTACCTTCAGCAGAACCTACCGATATTCTTCCAGTCAACGGTCGACATGTTCGATGTCTTCGCCAGCCcaagcctcttcttccacaaCCCAGGGATAAAAGTTCCCTCATCTTACCACATGTCGGAAGAAGAGTCTGCAGCCATCGAAGTCCTGACCAACCCGAATGCTGAGTTCGATATGAAAGAAAAGACACCACGTatgtcaaggctggtgttTCCGCCCCGCAAATCGACGCTCAAGATTCCCGAGACACTTCTGCTGTACGACACACTCCCTGTGCC
This genomic stretch from Fusarium oxysporum f. sp. lycopersici 4287 chromosome 2, whole genome shotgun sequence harbors:
- a CDS encoding CCR4-NOT transcription complex subunit 4, whose protein sequence is MAPQDSFIEDEEDTCPLCIEEFDLSDRNFRPCPCGYQVCQFCFNNIKNNMNGLCPACRRPYDEKTIQWKVVTQEEVAEFRANIQKNQKKRALDQRQKELQKREAEKENRKNLIGVRVVQKNLVYITGLAPTVREDELLKTLRKPEFFGQYGNIQKISISNRKSSDGQHQSLGIYVTFERPEEATRCIQAVHGSHNGDRVLKAQHGTTKYCSAWLKNEKCGNPGCMFLHEQGDEEDSYSRQDLSSMNSIGSQRPLPGGSSRSASRQQISHPTPPPVVSHPMTRSISKEGSENGADGSALPSSANWARNPQRSRRGSLATSGAASSPAISTAQPVTAEPVPEEAVEEEDEDELEEEEPQQEEPVAGPSSSRTRESESPAPTQESPDSWLKEIYKTLQSCPMPIFPDVDEDQYPPMFDPRGGEKRRAMREEEDSRLSGEQEERPEVREPSEGEPETGGSLALGGEPEDRDSSSDNRGFDRRPSAQPPIQRLSTDGLFGPSLTGASPFGQSSGNPGSRSMTPQQLYLRSQGGFGDAPPGITSQSNAFQNQGQSQGQGHSRQSSRFSFANDNAGSSTNVKVAANPRIMAQQSSMMPNTFQSQSSNQFYGASMPGPPPGLKSTGTPPSMFGQFGGQGFGAPKDNSSELLQSLIGRGRAGNNQSHDAGKREFMIPSYSNQYPPSSTSTPAPSSGLLPPLYGNTPGGYQDMGSKQKKKGKKHRHANTSSSGGSGLVDLADPSILQARMQHQSQGSAGVGQGLFGGQSQDDELPSLDEATNSVDALVSDDPILPPIGLEGRTSVPPGLSLPPGLPANISRPPSTQGHTKLTNIVPALPRMPPPGLSQGSLTPDQSPAKLKPAIPVSEAKKNIKSLAAESGLSREITTQSQPNLTKASFLQDEDFPALDASKNKSRPATPTPKATPKAKRHAERIVDRMMAKAGASLESMAQETKAEEAKVQETKAHEVEAQETKAQEVKPASSSQAADKKPITVNTQVGKNVAVKTSELSATTEKSTTETSAAFPPLPTPSSTAIASPVTRTAPKTLRVIAAPKAEAPPPASPALTMASVALSGTSRAVSGSYRPDTPVSEMISDNASVVSASVTHSRASSPPPSRIGSAAVRTTTKSQQRKQRKDVLKQETKLIAEAPIAEAEVHAPIMGRKKKQKKEKPIKTAQPDASTIPEAPADEPSQPPSQQEPVKEPEREPEEKPVKSKNSQKKSIKSKGKTKEVETQPTPPPPASPKESIPDAQEPPARPQPDPASVFSEIKNTLWASSVDKLQLFKPIANGSSRTDYSAAKNNANKAEHCKDCSCKCGEIQDEDLAALRAGKPVRKQFHVDGSRMLITPNGDCIRGLTPEEEDAFLELQAAIANTAENPGSFIAPRHQPGSGAFSLIKGRAVPNGRPNIFPATAQLQSQDPIGKLQREDALSYINQYVLPRLNLGATNMGFPKGASPTKDAAAASLNSLAPYFYGPDAAAGVGIYSPPDGARAMQDFSSAGMSSEERGKNFGMGVGGMPLMSVEDAEGALAAARRETEKLEKGLNQVIKRNRRLILGGNN